A stretch of the Phycodurus eques isolate BA_2022a chromosome 15, UOR_Pequ_1.1, whole genome shotgun sequence genome encodes the following:
- the ccng2 gene encoding LOW QUALITY PROTEIN: cyclin-G2 (The sequence of the model RefSeq protein was modified relative to this genomic sequence to represent the inferred CDS: deleted 1 base in 1 codon) translates to MDAFKLMKELRANYELEVYYLPKETGLSLIESTNQNDGRISAKCRDAKVEDLWSLTSFFGYTTQTFVLAVNLLDRFLAMMRIQPKHLSCVSLSCLHMAAKVTEEECDLTSTDELIRIGQCRFSVSDLGRMEKIIADKLDFKSKSVTALTFLHLYHQIALSHSTERKETLSLVKLEAQLKACLCRISFSKAKPSVLALSLLRQEIEAIQSEDKLEIAHHIQRHLKIADSELLLWRGQVAQCLSDYASPECSKPNHKKLQWIVSRRTAQNLHSSYRSVPELPTIPECCWDECESEDSCEDMMSSGEDSLSSSLGSDGEGPFFPAHLRQYLDA, encoded by the exons ATGGATGCCTTCAAACTGATGAAGGAGCTGCGGGCAAACTATGAGCTGGAGGTCTATTATCTCCCGAAGGAGACAGGCCTGAGTCTCATTGAGTCCACTAATCAG AACGATGGGCGGATCTCAGCCAAGTGCAGAGATGCCAAAGTGGAGGACTTATGGAGCCTGACCAGCTTCTTTGGCTACACCACACAGACCTTCGTCCTGGCTGTTAACCTGCTTGACAGATTCCTGGCCATGATGAGG ATCCAACCAAAGCACTTGTCCTGCGTCAGCTTGAGCTGCCTCCACATGGCCGCCAAAGTGACGGAGGAGGAGTGCGACCTCACGTCCACGGACGAGCTCATCCGCATCGGACAGTGCCGCTTCAGCGTGTCCGACCTC GGCCGCATGGAGAAGATCATCGCAGATAAACTCGACTTCAAGTCCAAATCCGTCACGGCCTTGACCTTTCTGCACCTGTACCATCAGATCGCACTGTCTCACTCCACAGAGAG GAAGGAGACGTTGAGCCTGGTGAAGCTGGAGGCTCAGCTTAAAGCCTGCCTGTGTCGGATCTCCTTCTCCAAAGCTAAG CCTTCCGTCCTGGCCTTGTCCCTGCTGAGACAGGAGATCGAAGCCATTCAGTCGGAGGATAAACTGGAAATAGCCCATCACATCCAGAGGCACCTGAAG ATTGCAGACAGTGAACTCCTGCTGTGGCGTGGTCAAGTTGCTCAGTGCTTGTCAGACTACGCCTCGCCAGAGTGCAGCAAGCCCAATCATAAGAAACTCCAGTGGATCGTGTCTCGCAGGACTGCCCAGAACCTGCACAGCAGCTACCGCAGTGTACCCGAGCTGCCCACCATCCCCGAGTGCTGTTGGGATGAGTGTGAGAG TGAGGACTCCTGCGAGGACATGATGAGTTCGGGCGAGGACTCCCTCAGCAGCTCACTGGGCAGCGATGGCGAAGGGCCGTTCTTTCCAGCGCACCTCCGCCAATACCTCGACGCCTGA
- the ccni gene encoding cyclin-I, whose protein sequence is MKFSEPWGVHRLAFLLEKAMSREAKMWKVYVPKKPSSQDTDISPTHRDKAVCWLTELHGRLQLYPETLVLAVSILDRFLASIKARPKYLRCIAIASFFLAVKTCEEDECVPSLRELVASSSCGCSPSEILRMERIILDKLNWDLHNATPLDFLHIFHAMVLSCCSGLLDSFLGLNHSQHLALLTRRLYRCLADHALVQLRGSMLALALITLELETCCPDWLALTIELLRKAQINTSELIRSRELVACRLSAPRASLPPNTIYIYQPTLQPPAQEPLGSAYIESSTSAAGVEGGHQQPCGLPALLSPPKPLRHLNHLHKVTLGCKASTKRKVEEMEVDDFFDGIKRLYNEDGVTTAALQEGAAHATGAVTPASAEGGQQEGSSSPCPPLQPVCYS, encoded by the exons ATGAAGTTCTCCGAACCCTGGGGAGTCCACAGGCTGGCTTTTCTTCTAGAGAAGGCCATGTCTAGGGAAGCCAAGATGTGGAAGGTCTATGTGCCAAAGAAGCCCTCCTCACAG GATACAGATATCTCCCCGACTCACCGGGACAAGGCCGTGTGCTGGCTGACGGAACTCCACGGCAGACTGCAGCTGTACCCAGAGACTCTGGTGTTAGCTGTTAGCATTCTGGACCGCTTCCTAGCTTCCATCAAG GCCCGTCCAAAATACCTCCGCTGCATCGCAATTGCCTCTTTCTTCCTGGCTGTCAAGACCTGTGAGGAGGATGag tgTGTGCCCTCTCTGAGGGAGTTGGTTGCGTCCAGCAGCTGTGGCTGTTCTCCATCAGAGATCCTGAGGATGGAAAGAATCATCCTTGACAAACTCAACTGGGATCTCCACAACGCCACTCCGCTGGACTTCCTGCATATT TTCCATGCAATGGTGTTGTCATGCTGTTCTGGGCTTTTGGACTCGTTTTTGGGACTGAACCACTCTCAGCATCTCGCCCTGCTCACACGACGACTTTACCGCTGTTTGGCCGATCACgcactcgttcag CTGAGGGGATCCATGCTGGCCTTGGCCCTCATCACTCTGGAGCTGGAGACCTGCTGCCCCGACTGGCTGGCTCTCACCATCGAGCTGCTGAGGAAGGCCCAG ATCAACACCTCCGAGTTGATTCGGAGTCGAGAGCTTGTTGCATGTCGTCTGTCCGCACCGAGAGCTTCCCTGCCTCCGAACACCATCTACATCTACCAACCCACCCTGCAGCCTCCAGCACAGGAGCCTCTGG GGAGCGCCTACATTGAGTCTTCCACATCAGCAGCTGGGGTAGAAGGGGGGCACCAACAGCCCTGCGGCCTCCCAGCGCTCCTCTCTCCTCCCAAACCGTTGCGTCACCTCAACCACCTGCACAAAGTCACCTTGGGCTGCAAGGCTTCGACAAAGCGAAAG GTGGAGGAGATGGAGGTGGACGACTTCTTCGACGGTATCAAGCGCCTGTATAACGAAGATGGCGTCACCACCGCCGCCTTGCAGGAGGGGGCAGCGCATGCCACGGGGGCCGTAACACCAGCAAGTGCAGAGGGGGGCCAACAGGAAGGCAGCTCCTCCCCCTGCCCTCCGCTGCAGCCGGTGTGTTACTCGTAG